The proteins below are encoded in one region of Paenibacillus sp. YYML68:
- the folE gene encoding GTP cyclohydrolase I FolE: MPAKEYRNNRVIENREQIEHHVREILRLIGEDVDREGLVDTPARVTRMYEEIFAGYDADMNEILGVAFDEKHEELVIVKDIVYYSQCEHHMAPFFGKVHIGYIPSGKIAGLSKFARLVEAVTRRLQVQERITSEIADIMMEVLQPHGCMVVVDGEHLCMCARGVKKPGSKTVSSAVRGIFRTDAAARAEFLSLIKD, from the coding sequence ATGCCGGCTAAGGAGTACCGGAATAACCGGGTTATAGAGAATCGAGAGCAGATTGAGCATCATGTTCGGGAAATATTGCGTCTGATCGGTGAGGACGTCGACCGCGAGGGACTCGTCGATACGCCGGCGCGCGTCACTCGGATGTACGAGGAGATATTCGCAGGCTATGATGCCGATATGAACGAGATACTCGGCGTCGCCTTCGACGAGAAGCATGAGGAGCTTGTTATTGTCAAGGATATCGTCTATTACAGTCAGTGCGAGCATCATATGGCGCCATTCTTTGGCAAGGTGCATATTGGCTACATCCCGAGCGGCAAGATCGCTGGTCTGAGCAAATTCGCTCGTCTCGTAGAGGCGGTGACGAGAAGGCTGCAGGTGCAGGAGCGCATCACCTCGGAGATCGCCGACATTATGATGGAGGTGCTGCAGCCGCACGGCTGTATGGTCGTCGTCGACGGCGAGCATCTATGCATGTGCGCCCGCGGCGTGAAGAAGCCGGGCAGCAAGACGGTGAGCTCCGCGGTACGAGGTATATTCCGAACCGATGCGGCAGCAAGAGCAGAGTTCTTATCGCTCATTAAGGATTAG